The following coding sequences lie in one Kamptonema formosum PCC 6407 genomic window:
- a CDS encoding permease, whose translation MQSTLTNQLNSAFTLFLSLLVEAMPFLLLGVLFSGLLLWFIDERKLLSYIPRHPLLGALVGSLIGFLFPVCECGNVPVARRLLMQGVPTPVAIGFLLAAPTINPIVIWATWTAFRDQPEIVVLRVVFSLTIATTIGWVFSVQPDFRPMLQPAIARALPKLEPHPSAKELVEAQTSPLLRSGTFFLGQPGGPVRLESVLEEKAASPFFRRPSKERLYLLLDSMVQELRELGGVLVIGSAIAAAIQVAAPRELILSLGQGPISSIVAMLLLATVVSICSTVDSFFALSFASTFTSGSLLAFLVFGPMIDLKGIGLMLSIFQPRAVIYLIVLAAQLTFLLTLAVNLHIS comes from the coding sequence ATGCAATCCACGCTGACAAATCAGTTAAACAGTGCTTTCACCCTTTTTCTCAGCTTGTTAGTAGAGGCCATGCCTTTTCTACTACTGGGAGTATTATTCTCAGGTTTGCTCCTGTGGTTCATTGACGAGCGCAAACTTCTATCATACATCCCCCGCCACCCACTGTTAGGCGCTCTCGTCGGCAGTTTAATTGGCTTTTTGTTTCCTGTTTGCGAATGTGGGAATGTACCAGTAGCGCGGCGATTGTTGATGCAGGGAGTCCCCACCCCAGTCGCGATCGGGTTTTTATTGGCCGCTCCTACGATCAATCCTATTGTCATTTGGGCCACTTGGACAGCATTTCGCGATCAGCCGGAGATAGTAGTGCTGCGGGTAGTCTTTTCCTTGACAATAGCCACAACTATCGGTTGGGTATTTAGCGTACAGCCAGATTTTCGACCCATGCTGCAACCCGCGATCGCCCGCGCTTTACCCAAACTAGAACCTCATCCATCCGCAAAAGAGCTAGTAGAGGCCCAAACTTCCCCTTTATTGCGATCGGGGACATTCTTTTTGGGTCAACCCGGAGGGCCCGTGCGCCTAGAATCTGTATTGGAGGAAAAAGCAGCCTCGCCTTTTTTCCGCCGTCCCTCCAAAGAGCGGTTGTATCTACTGCTAGATAGCATGGTACAGGAATTGCGCGAGTTAGGAGGAGTGTTGGTAATTGGTAGCGCGATCGCCGCCGCCATTCAAGTCGCAGCACCCCGCGAACTCATCCTCAGCCTTGGTCAAGGCCCAATCTCCTCCATAGTAGCCATGCTACTATTAGCCACAGTCGTATCAATTTGTTCCACCGTTGATTCCTTTTTTGCGCTATCCTTTGCTTCAACCTTTACCAGTGGATCGCTACTAGCTTTTTTAGTTTTTGGCCCAATGATTGACCTCAAAGGCATTGGCTTAATGTTGTCAATCTTTCAGCCGCGAGCTGTGATTTACTTAATCGTACTAGCCGCTCAATTGACCTTTTTGCTCACCCTTGCTGTTAATTTGCATATTAGTTAA
- a CDS encoding GGDEF domain-containing protein produces MPSLPSAQLSVPPMWETFPPNLLLDSTLEHLSLWDFQVESSDRGQIVTERLEANPLIPGVILTEGGKLLGMISRRRFLEYLSRPYGLELFLKRPLKSLYRFACRDILLLRGDSLIVDAARQSLDRSPELLYEPIVVELSPHNYRLLDVHELLIAQSQIHALATQLLNQAYQELDEVYKQLQRQACLDGLTQVANRRRFDEYLRQEWLQMARVRSPLALIMADVDYFKLYNDTYGHQQGDDCLKAVALAITQATRSPSDLVARYGGEEFAIVLPNTDASAALLVGEDIRSRLKAMAIAHQGSPACECVSLSLGVACTVPDDENGGSYLCSPEKLIAAADCALYQAKKQGRDRVVLSLPWS; encoded by the coding sequence ATGCCAAGTTTGCCCTCTGCTCAGTTGTCTGTCCCGCCAATGTGGGAAACTTTTCCCCCGAATCTGCTTTTAGATTCCACCCTCGAACATCTATCGCTTTGGGATTTTCAGGTTGAATCTTCCGATCGCGGACAAATTGTGACTGAGAGGCTGGAAGCTAATCCTTTGATCCCAGGAGTTATTTTAACAGAAGGAGGTAAGTTATTGGGGATGATTTCGCGGCGGCGATTTTTGGAATATCTCAGTCGCCCTTACGGGTTGGAATTGTTTTTAAAGCGACCTCTAAAATCTCTCTATCGCTTTGCCTGTAGGGATATTTTGCTGTTACGGGGAGATAGTTTAATTGTAGATGCAGCCCGTCAGTCTTTGGATCGATCGCCTGAACTACTTTATGAGCCGATTGTGGTTGAGTTATCTCCGCATAATTATCGGCTCTTGGATGTCCATGAGTTACTGATTGCTCAGTCACAAATTCACGCCTTAGCTACTCAGTTGCTCAATCAAGCTTACCAAGAGTTGGATGAAGTTTATAAACAATTACAGCGCCAAGCTTGTTTAGATGGCCTTACCCAAGTGGCAAATCGGCGCAGATTTGATGAATACCTTCGCCAAGAGTGGTTGCAGATGGCGAGAGTGCGATCGCCACTGGCACTAATTATGGCTGATGTTGACTATTTTAAGCTCTACAACGACACCTACGGCCATCAACAGGGAGATGATTGCTTGAAGGCTGTAGCCCTTGCTATCACTCAAGCTACACGCTCTCCGTCAGATTTGGTGGCCCGCTACGGAGGTGAGGAATTTGCGATCGTTCTACCCAATACTGATGCTAGCGCGGCCCTGCTGGTGGGGGAGGATATCCGATCGCGCCTGAAAGCAATGGCGATCGCTCATCAAGGTTCCCCAGCCTGCGAGTGTGTGAGTTTAAGTTTAGGCGTTGCTTGCACTGTTCCTGATGATGAAAATGGGGGAAGTTACCTATGTTCCCCGGAAAAGTTGATTGCTGCTGCTGACTGCGCTCTCTATCAAGCCAAAAAACAGGGGCGCGATCGCGTTGTCCTCAGTTTGCCTTGGAGTTAG